In a genomic window of Mesoplasma tabanidae:
- the nrdF gene encoding class 1b ribonucleoside-diphosphate reductase subunit beta, giving the protein MAKIKNQYYNESVSPIEYAQQGFKGKMRSVNWNVVNDEKDLEVWNRITQNFWLPEKIPVSNDLTSWRTLTPEWQELITRTFTGLTLLDTIQATVGDVAQVPNSLTDHEQVIYTNFAFMVAVHARSYGSIFSTLCSSEQIEEAHEWVINAETLQERAKALIPYYVNDDPLKSKVAAALMPGFLLYGGFYLPFYLSARGKLPNTSDIIRLILRDKVIHNYYSGYKYQKKVAKLSPEKQAEMKDFVFKLLYELIDLETAYLKELYDGFGLADDAVRFSVYNAGKFLQNLGYDSPFTEEETRIEPEIFTQLSARADENHDFFSGNGSSYIMGVSEETEDDDWEF; this is encoded by the coding sequence ATGGCTAAAATAAAAAATCAATACTATAATGAATCTGTTTCGCCTATTGAGTACGCGCAACAAGGATTTAAAGGTAAAATGCGTTCAGTAAACTGAAATGTAGTAAATGACGAAAAAGATTTAGAGGTTTGAAATAGAATTACACAAAACTTCTGGTTACCTGAAAAAATTCCAGTTTCAAATGATTTAACATCTTGAAGAACATTGACACCTGAGTGACAAGAATTAATTACAAGAACTTTTACAGGGTTAACTTTATTAGATACAATTCAAGCAACTGTTGGAGATGTTGCACAAGTTCCTAATTCATTAACAGATCACGAACAAGTTATTTATACAAACTTTGCATTTATGGTTGCTGTTCATGCTAGATCATATGGTTCAATTTTCTCGACATTATGTTCAAGTGAACAAATCGAAGAAGCTCATGAATGAGTTATTAATGCAGAAACATTACAAGAAAGAGCAAAAGCATTAATTCCTTATTATGTAAACGATGATCCGTTAAAATCAAAAGTTGCTGCAGCTTTAATGCCAGGTTTCTTATTATATGGAGGTTTCTACTTGCCTTTTTACTTATCAGCTAGAGGTAAATTGCCAAATACTTCAGATATTATTAGATTAATTTTAAGAGATAAAGTTATTCACAACTATTACAGTGGATATAAATATCAAAAGAAAGTTGCCAAGCTTTCACCAGAAAAACAAGCTGAAATGAAAGACTTTGTATTTAAATTGCTATACGAACTAATTGACTTAGAAACTGCTTATTTAAAAGAATTATATGATGGTTTTGGATTAGCCGATGATGCAGTTAGATTTAGTGTATATAATGCAGGTAAATTTTTACAAAATTTAGGATATGATTCACCTTTTACAGAAGAAGAAACTAGAATTGAACCAGAAATATTCACACAACTATCAGCAAGAGCAGATGAAAACCATGATTTCTTTTCAGGGAATGGTTCATCATATATTATGGGTGTTTCAGAAGAAACAGAAGATGACGACTGGGAGTTCTAA
- the nrdI gene encoding class Ib ribonucleoside-diphosphate reductase assembly flavoprotein NrdI has translation MHDDIKLVSGEEIVKPKGEVHVVYFSSISNNTHRFIQKLGVKNSRIPYELEEEINADSDYVLITPTYSGGGEFTSGAVPKQVIKFLNNEKNRNFCRGVIASGNTNFGNTFAMAGPILSKKLNVPLLYQFELLGTQNDVEKINKILKDFWGNKNGR, from the coding sequence ATGCATGATGATATTAAATTAGTTTCAGGCGAAGAGATTGTCAAGCCTAAAGGAGAAGTACATGTTGTTTACTTCTCATCAATTTCAAATAATACACATAGATTTATTCAAAAACTAGGTGTTAAAAATTCAAGAATACCATACGAATTAGAAGAAGAAATTAATGCTGATTCTGATTATGTATTGATAACTCCAACATATAGTGGTGGTGGAGAATTTACTTCAGGAGCAGTTCCAAAACAAGTAATTAAATTTTTAAACAATGAAAAAAACAGAAACTTTTGTAGAGGTGTGATTGCTTCAGGTAATACTAATTTTGGTAATACTTTTGCAATGGCAGGACCAATTCTTTCAAAAAAACTTAATGTGCCATTGTTATATCAATTTGAATTATTAGGAACTCAAAACGATGTAGAAAAAATTAATAAAATATTGAAAGACTTTTGAGGAAATAAAAATGGAAGATAA
- the nrdE gene encoding class 1b ribonucleoside-diphosphate reductase subunit alpha: protein MEDKKINTLSGTDESDEYVTLNARAKILAAGSDNFKLDVEAAKAYLKHHVEPRFVKFDSVKERIEYLVSNGYYEEEVINKYTIQQIEEITDIAYGFKREFPSFMGAMKFYNSYGLKTFDGQEYLENFEDRAVMNALFLGNGNFDSATKTLRQLMLGRFQPATPTFLNAGKKQRGEYVSCYLLRVEDNMESICRAVTTSLQLSKRGGGVALCLTNLRELGAPIKHIANQATGVIPVMKILEDSFSYANQLGQRQGAGAVYLNAHHPDVMSFLDTKRENADEKIRIKSLSLGLVIPDVTFELAQKNEEMALFSPYDVEREYGKAMSDISITQEYENLVKNPNIKKTYINARKFFLTVAELHFESGYPYILFDDTVNNNNAHAATGRIVMSNLCSEIAQVSTPSTFNDDLSFKTMGDDICCNLGSLNIAKVMESGAEFAEVIEHSINALDLVSRTSDLSSAPSIQQGNKKNHAVGLGAMNLHGFLATNFIWYNSIEAVDFTNMFFYAMAYNAFKASHKLALQYGTFDGFETSQFADGSWFNKYTKCAQDKWTPETQRVRELFAQYNVTIPTQQDWIELVELIKKDGIANSHLMAVAPTGSISYLSSCTPSLQPVVAPIEVRKEGKLGRIYVPAYNINFDNMAYYALGAYEVGPMPIIDIVAAAQQHVDQAISLTLFMTDQVTTRDLNKAYIHAFKKKCASIYYVRVRQEVLEDSENYECDACVI, encoded by the coding sequence ATGGAAGATAAAAAAATAAATACATTATCTGGTACAGATGAAAGTGATGAATATGTTACTTTAAATGCCAGAGCTAAAATATTAGCAGCTGGATCAGATAATTTCAAATTAGATGTGGAAGCTGCAAAAGCCTATTTAAAACATCATGTTGAACCTAGATTTGTAAAGTTTGATTCAGTTAAAGAAAGAATTGAATATTTAGTTTCTAATGGATACTACGAAGAAGAAGTAATTAATAAGTATACTATTCAACAAATTGAAGAAATTACTGATATTGCTTATGGATTTAAACGTGAATTTCCAAGTTTTATGGGAGCTATGAAATTTTACAATTCATATGGTTTAAAAACATTTGATGGTCAAGAATACTTAGAAAACTTTGAAGATAGAGCTGTTATGAATGCTTTATTTTTAGGAAATGGTAATTTTGATTCTGCAACAAAAACGCTAAGACAATTAATGCTAGGTAGATTTCAACCAGCTACACCAACATTCTTAAATGCTGGTAAAAAACAACGTGGAGAATATGTTTCATGTTATTTATTAAGAGTAGAAGATAACATGGAATCAATTTGTCGTGCAGTTACAACATCATTACAATTATCAAAGCGTGGTGGTGGGGTTGCTTTATGTTTAACTAACTTACGTGAATTAGGTGCACCAATTAAACATATTGCAAATCAAGCAACTGGTGTTATTCCAGTTATGAAAATATTAGAAGATTCATTCTCATATGCTAATCAATTAGGTCAAAGACAAGGGGCAGGAGCTGTTTATTTAAATGCTCATCACCCTGATGTTATGTCTTTCTTAGACACTAAAAGAGAAAACGCTGATGAAAAAATTCGTATCAAATCTTTATCTTTAGGATTAGTTATCCCAGATGTTACTTTTGAATTAGCTCAAAAAAATGAGGAAATGGCTTTATTCAGTCCTTATGATGTTGAAAGAGAATATGGAAAAGCAATGTCAGATATATCAATCACTCAAGAGTATGAGAATTTAGTTAAAAACCCAAACATTAAAAAAACTTATATTAATGCAAGAAAGTTCTTTTTAACTGTTGCAGAATTACATTTTGAAAGTGGATATCCATACATTTTATTTGACGATACTGTAAACAATAATAATGCTCATGCTGCGACTGGAAGAATTGTTATGAGTAACTTATGTAGTGAAATTGCACAAGTTTCAACACCAAGTACGTTTAATGATGATTTAAGTTTCAAAACAATGGGAGATGATATTTGTTGTAATTTAGGAAGTCTTAACATTGCTAAAGTAATGGAAAGTGGAGCTGAATTTGCAGAAGTTATTGAACATTCAATTAATGCTTTAGATTTAGTTTCACGAACAAGTGATTTAAGTAGTGCACCATCAATTCAACAAGGTAACAAAAAAAATCACGCTGTTGGTTTAGGAGCAATGAACTTACATGGTTTCTTAGCGACAAACTTTATTTGATATAACTCAATTGAAGCTGTTGATTTCACAAATATGTTTTTCTATGCAATGGCATACAATGCATTTAAAGCATCACATAAATTAGCTTTACAATATGGTACATTTGATGGATTTGAAACATCACAATTTGCTGATGGAAGTTGATTTAATAAATATACTAAATGTGCACAAGACAAATGAACTCCTGAAACACAAAGAGTTAGAGAATTATTTGCTCAATATAATGTAACTATTCCAACTCAACAAGATTGAATTGAATTAGTTGAATTAATTAAAAAAGATGGAATCGCAAATTCACACTTAATGGCTGTTGCTCCTACAGGATCAATTAGTTACTTATCTTCATGTACTCCAAGTTTACAACCAGTTGTAGCACCAATTGAAGTACGTAAAGAAGGAAAATTAGGTAGAATTTATGTTCCTGCTTACAACATTAATTTTGACAATATGGCTTACTATGCTTTAGGTGCATATGAAGTTGGACCAATGCCAATTATTGATATTGTTGCAGCGGCTCAACAACACGTTGATCAAGCTATTTCATTGACATTATTTATGACAGACCAAGTTACAACTCGTGACTTAAATAAAGCATATATTCATGCATTTAAGAAAAAATGTGCATCAATCTACTACGTACGTGTAAGACAAGAAGTATTAGAAGATAGTGAAAACTATGAATGTGATGCATGCGTAATTTAA
- a CDS encoding ABC transporter ATP-binding protein, which yields MSNNNQKQLNKHGFDVNMEFSFKKLGVFMKQIFESASQNKFLFFTVCFFTMLDALISTFLPVFATMMISGIMNDLAGTEKKETLSFLAWQVSIIEWKTWLYITLATLVLLFMSEYVVNWSVAQFSLHVEINQRQKMLIRLAQQDVDFFFDHVSGNILTRLVGDTQSLAFGIQQFFTNMIYFLTGIIMAVVIMILSGIWYVAVIMAVYMVFSIGIAVIIFIQNRRKLITAFDRKREVDQDMTDRISNISLIKSSGLEEYEVKRVEELNEIYNRAGDKAVQWSALLTQWIQITASAMMPLFVIIFCVAFLKSGNTELLLVKMPLAQVLVSFVVGAIAMLIPTLRSATRAQNAAQRISELTDPEPTIKPNPEGPLIEKINSVTFENVAFAYPKKPEKTILPKMNITFEKGKSYAFVGETGSGKSTIAKLLLRFYMPVDGKIMVEGKYQNEDALIKDSHDLNTINLPAYLSRVGYVEQEPQILFGDFFENIRYAKFDATDEEIMKACKKANLHDFIISLKDGYKTILGQRGFLLSGGQKQRLVIARVFLKNPDFLILDEATSALDNIVEKEIQAELDKLMKGRTSVTIAHRLSTIKSVDQIIVLGANGKGIVQQGTYDELISTPGRFKKLYEAGLMN from the coding sequence ATGAGCAACAATAATCAAAAACAATTAAACAAACATGGTTTTGATGTAAATATGGAATTTTCATTTAAAAAACTTGGTGTTTTTATGAAACAAATATTTGAATCTGCAAGTCAAAATAAATTTCTTTTCTTTACTGTTTGTTTTTTCACAATGTTAGACGCCTTAATATCAACTTTTTTACCAGTATTTGCAACAATGATGATTTCAGGTATTATGAATGACTTAGCTGGAACTGAAAAAAAAGAAACTCTAAGTTTTTTAGCATGACAAGTATCTATTATAGAATGAAAAACTTGACTATATATCACATTAGCAACTCTTGTACTTTTATTTATGTCTGAATATGTTGTTAACTGAAGTGTTGCTCAATTTTCTTTACATGTTGAAATTAATCAAAGACAAAAAATGTTAATTAGATTAGCGCAACAAGATGTTGACTTCTTCTTTGATCATGTATCAGGAAATATTTTAACAAGACTTGTTGGTGATACACAATCATTAGCATTTGGTATTCAGCAATTCTTTACAAATATGATTTACTTCTTAACTGGAATAATAATGGCTGTAGTAATCATGATATTATCAGGAATTTGATATGTAGCAGTTATTATGGCTGTATATATGGTTTTCTCAATTGGAATTGCAGTTATTATATTTATTCAAAACAGAAGAAAATTAATTACAGCATTTGATAGAAAACGTGAAGTTGATCAAGATATGACTGATAGAATTTCAAATATATCTTTAATTAAATCTTCTGGTTTAGAAGAATATGAAGTTAAAAGAGTTGAAGAATTAAATGAAATTTATAATAGAGCTGGTGACAAAGCTGTTCAATGATCTGCATTACTAACTCAATGAATTCAAATAACAGCTTCAGCAATGATGCCTTTATTTGTTATTATATTTTGTGTTGCTTTCTTAAAAAGCGGTAATACAGAACTATTATTAGTTAAAATGCCTTTAGCGCAGGTTTTAGTTTCATTTGTTGTTGGAGCTATTGCAATGTTAATTCCAACATTGCGTTCTGCAACAAGAGCTCAAAACGCTGCTCAAAGAATATCAGAATTAACAGATCCAGAACCAACAATTAAACCAAACCCTGAAGGCCCATTAATTGAGAAAATTAATTCAGTGACTTTTGAAAATGTTGCTTTTGCTTATCCTAAAAAACCTGAAAAAACAATTTTACCAAAAATGAATATTACATTCGAGAAAGGTAAATCATACGCCTTTGTTGGTGAAACAGGTAGTGGTAAATCAACAATTGCTAAACTATTATTAAGATTTTATATGCCTGTTGATGGAAAAATAATGGTTGAAGGAAAATATCAAAACGAAGACGCTTTAATTAAAGATTCACATGACTTAAATACAATTAACTTACCAGCTTACCTAAGCAGAGTAGGGTATGTAGAACAAGAACCACAAATTTTATTTGGAGATTTTTTTGAAAATATTAGATATGCAAAATTTGACGCGACTGATGAAGAAATTATGAAAGCTTGCAAAAAGGCAAATTTACATGATTTCATAATTTCGCTAAAAGATGGATATAAAACTATTTTAGGTCAAAGAGGTTTCTTACTTTCTGGTGGTCAAAAACAACGTTTAGTTATTGCTAGAGTATTCTTGAAAAATCCTGACTTCTTGATTTTAGATGAAGCCACTTCTGCTTTAGATAATATTGTAGAAAAAGAAATTCAAGCTGAGTTGGATAAATTAATGAAAGGTAGAACTAGTGTAACTATTGCTCACCGTTTATCAACTATTAAAAGTGTTGATCAAATAATTGTTCTTGGTGCAAACGGAAAAGGAATCGTTCAACAAGGAACTTATGATGAATTAATCTCAACTCCAGGTAGATTTAAAAAACTTTATGAAGCAGGGTTAATGAATTAA
- a CDS encoding PTS transporter subunit EIIB: MRHVKINSHFYDECKKVREAVGGIKNIELINRCSTRIRIKVIDKSKLDLSKLKSSIIFVKTLLKEDYVQLIINKNIEQVFLNLLKALKISYDEVPNDFEVRVNKSESFFKAFTDGIAIIVKPLIPLLITMAIVATLSNVFNGINFGFNTEGNDELKIAAGTIASTGKVAAAIGLMFRTLSDSLVLAFSIMIPWSIFKLMKGSQAIGISIGVVLCFHGLLTTNSIMDGKHGGLFNWDETVSFIKTGYPWKISFEGQILPIVGVSFLAVYIERFANKFDIPVFKEMIAIPMITISTFFIALLLIAPVGLLLTYGMNVGIVWATTNNIAKYIFNPILGLALPWLVITGLIQVLVVINLQQFTNFGGTTMMPLFTQLNIAVATSILAVSLINRHNKELKRTAIPSYSLAYVSGSTEPALFGVGLKFIYPVIAASIGATVGIIITTFAGVICTNGNASLLIFLSITTDKEILNNFNVNTIAGGPYLWMAIAILATFITTFFATIGLSKLKVFKEMSNKVLERDFSVK; the protein is encoded by the coding sequence ATGAGACATGTAAAAATTAACAGTCACTTTTATGATGAATGCAAAAAAGTAAGAGAAGCTGTAGGTGGAATAAAAAACATCGAATTAATTAATAGATGTTCAACAAGAATTAGAATTAAGGTTATTGACAAGTCAAAACTAGACTTAAGCAAGCTTAAAAGTTCTATAATTTTTGTAAAAACATTATTAAAAGAAGATTATGTCCAATTAATCATTAACAAGAATATTGAGCAAGTTTTCTTAAACTTATTAAAGGCTTTAAAAATTTCTTATGATGAAGTGCCCAATGACTTTGAAGTAAGAGTTAACAAGTCAGAAAGCTTTTTTAAAGCTTTCACAGATGGTATAGCAATAATTGTTAAACCATTAATTCCTTTGCTTATAACAATGGCTATTGTAGCAACATTATCAAATGTGTTTAATGGAATTAACTTTGGCTTTAACACTGAGGGGAATGATGAATTAAAAATAGCTGCAGGAACTATAGCTAGCACAGGAAAAGTTGCAGCAGCTATAGGACTTATGTTTAGAACATTATCTGATAGTTTAGTTTTAGCTTTTTCTATTATGATTCCTTGATCAATATTTAAATTGATGAAAGGGAGTCAAGCAATTGGTATATCTATTGGAGTAGTTTTATGTTTTCATGGTTTATTGACAACTAACTCAATAATGGATGGAAAGCACGGAGGTTTATTTAATTGAGATGAAACTGTTTCATTTATTAAGACTGGTTATCCATGAAAAATTTCATTTGAGGGTCAAATATTACCAATTGTAGGAGTTAGTTTTTTAGCAGTATATATTGAAAGATTTGCAAATAAATTTGATATTCCTGTTTTTAAAGAAATGATTGCAATTCCAATGATTACAATTTCAACATTTTTTATAGCTCTATTATTAATAGCACCAGTTGGATTGTTATTAACATACGGAATGAATGTAGGTATTGTTTGAGCAACAACAAACAACATTGCTAAATATATATTTAATCCAATTTTAGGATTAGCCTTACCCTGGTTAGTCATAACAGGTTTAATTCAAGTTCTTGTTGTTATTAATTTACAACAATTTACAAATTTTGGTGGAACAACAATGATGCCTTTGTTTACTCAACTAAATATTGCAGTTGCAACATCAATCCTAGCTGTTTCGCTAATTAACAGACACAATAAAGAACTGAAAAGAACAGCGATTCCATCTTATTCATTAGCATATGTTAGTGGTTCAACAGAACCTGCATTATTTGGTGTAGGACTTAAATTTATTTATCCAGTAATAGCAGCAAGTATTGGAGCTACTGTAGGTATTATTATTACAACATTTGCTGGAGTTATATGCACAAATGGTAACGCATCTTTATTAATTTTTTTATCAATAACAACTGATAAAGAAATATTAAATAATTTTAATGTTAACACTATTGCAGGAGGCCCTTATTTATGAATGGCTATTGCTATTTTAGCAACATTTATAACAACATTCTTTGCAACTATAGGATTATCAAAGTTAAAAGTATTTAAAGAAATGAGCAACAAAGTTTTAGAAAGAGATTTTTCGGTAAAATAA
- the trmFO gene encoding methylenetetrahydrofolate--tRNA-(uracil(54)-C(5))-methyltransferase (FADH(2)-oxidizing) TrmFO codes for MNNKTINIIGAGLAGTEAAYQLAKRNIKVKLYEVKRITKNPVQFLDGFAELVCSNSLRSNEMTNAVGTLKEEMRLLDSLIIRAAEYAQVPAGGSLAVDRVLFSEYITKEISSNKNIEVVDKEVEKIDPNEITLIASGPLTTDKLQSEITRLIGSDDFYFYDAVAPIIEKDSINMNIAYQKNRYDKGETNDYINCPMSKEEYLNFYNELIKAEIAIGHLPGEAELKYFEGCMPVEAMAKRGLDTLLFGPMKPRGLDKPDGTRNHAVVQLRQDDASDRLYNIVGFQTNLKWPEQKRIFSMIPGLENAKFVRYGVMHKNNFINSPKVLNKYLQLKSNKNIFFAGQITGVEGYVESCVSGLITAINIANFLNNKQMNIPDSKSVSGALLNYINKASASNFQPMKANWGIVDEIDFKKPNRKITKQEIRKLKNENFSQLAINSIKDFIKNI; via the coding sequence ATGAATAATAAAACAATAAATATTATCGGAGCTGGTTTAGCAGGCACAGAAGCTGCATATCAATTAGCAAAAAGAAATATAAAAGTTAAGCTTTATGAAGTAAAAAGAATAACTAAAAATCCCGTCCAATTTTTGGACGGGTTTGCTGAGTTAGTTTGCTCAAATTCTTTACGAAGTAATGAAATGACTAATGCAGTTGGTACTCTTAAAGAAGAAATGAGACTTTTAGATTCTTTAATAATAAGAGCAGCTGAATACGCACAAGTTCCAGCTGGAGGAAGTTTAGCAGTTGATAGAGTTTTATTTTCAGAATACATAACAAAAGAAATTAGTTCGAATAAAAATATTGAAGTAGTTGATAAAGAAGTTGAAAAAATTGACCCTAATGAAATAACTCTTATTGCTTCGGGGCCACTAACTACTGATAAATTACAATCTGAGATTACTCGACTTATAGGAAGTGATGATTTCTATTTTTATGATGCGGTTGCTCCAATCATTGAAAAGGATTCAATCAATATGAACATAGCTTATCAAAAAAATAGATATGACAAAGGTGAAACTAATGATTATATAAACTGTCCTATGTCAAAAGAAGAATATTTAAATTTTTACAATGAATTAATTAAAGCAGAAATTGCTATTGGTCATTTGCCTGGAGAAGCTGAACTAAAATACTTTGAAGGATGCATGCCAGTTGAAGCAATGGCTAAAAGAGGACTGGATACTTTATTATTTGGTCCAATGAAACCAAGAGGTTTAGATAAACCTGATGGAACAAGAAACCATGCAGTCGTTCAATTACGTCAGGATGACGCAAGTGACAGGCTTTATAACATAGTCGGATTTCAAACAAATTTAAAATGACCTGAGCAAAAAAGAATTTTTTCTATGATACCTGGTTTAGAAAATGCAAAATTTGTTAGATACGGTGTTATGCATAAAAATAACTTTATTAACTCTCCAAAAGTTCTTAATAAATACTTACAACTTAAATCGAACAAAAATATATTTTTTGCAGGACAGATAACAGGTGTTGAAGGATATGTGGAATCTTGTGTTTCAGGATTAATAACAGCAATCAATATAGCAAACTTTTTGAACAACAAACAAATGAATATTCCAGATTCAAAATCTGTATCAGGTGCATTGCTAAATTACATCAATAAGGCTTCAGCTTCAAACTTTCAACCTATGAAAGCTAACTGAGGGATTGTTGATGAAATTGATTTTAAAAAACCTAATAGAAAAATTACAAAACAGGAAATTAGAAAACTAAAAAATGAAAATTTTTCACAGTTAGCAATTAATTCTATTAAAGACTTTATTAAAAATATTTAG